In the genome of Vicia villosa cultivar HV-30 ecotype Madison, WI linkage group LG7, Vvil1.0, whole genome shotgun sequence, one region contains:
- the LOC131619510 gene encoding auxin response factor 17-like, producing MAQQQQFCNVDPRIWQECAGDSFTVPKLHSRVYYFPLGHLQHSPITPNIQTLSLLRPFILCTVSSIDLLADLETGQIFAKLLLTPVIDATVVPVEASNQEDNGDRVVSYAKTISKSDANNGSGFYVPRACANSIFPPLDLTTPSSSQELSVTDVCGVVWTIRHVHGWNPKRHLFTTGWSAFVKKKHLVGRDTLVFIKNSAGKIFVGIRRHNMSAAASKITEKTVINAVELAKTNTPFEVMCYPTVDGFDFVVEDKVVEKAIKVNWNTGMRVTHKVKGGSIFHGTISAISHPSTHPWRMLQVEWDEPNVSKNLKRVSPWQVKPDVSIPLLHQQFPLNLDGMLGVRQNHFSGSTSSNSLKDRLEMIAEAIYKVGLYGVLAIKYSSSFETTVEVDVAITFMVMSIPDNLGSLNHIK from the exons ATggctcaacaacaacaattctgCAATGTAGATCCAAGAATATGGCAAGAATGTGCAGGAGATTCTTTCACTGTTCCTAAACTCCATTCTAGAGTTTATTATTTTCCTCTTGGTCATTTACAACACTCTCCTATTACCCCTAACATTCAAACACTCTCCCTCCTCCGCCCATTCATTCTCTGCACTGTCTCCTCTATTGATCTCCTTGCAGATCTTGAAACTGGTCAAATCTTTGCAAAACTACTCCTCACTCCCGTCATTGACGCAACTGTTGTTCCTGTTGAGGCTAGCAATCAAGAAGACAATGGTGATCGTGTCGTTTCATATGCAAAGACTATATCTAAATCTGATGCTAACAATGGTAGTGGATTCTATGTACCTCGGGCCTGCGCTAACTCAATCTTTCCCCCGCTTGACTTGACAACTCCATCGTCATCTCAAGAACTTTCTGTCACTGATGTTTGCGGTGTTGTGTGGACCATTCGCCACGTTCATGGCTGGAATCCCAAGCGACACCTATTCACCACCGGCTGGAGTGCATTTGTTAAGAAGAAGCATCTTGTCGGCAGGGATACCCTTGTTTTCATTAAAAACTCGGCTGGAAAGATATTTGTTGGAATCCGCCGCCATAATATGTCTGCAGCTGCTAGTAAAATAACTGAAAAGACAGTTATCAATGCGGTAGAATTGGCTAAGACGAATACACCATTTGAAGTCATGTGTTATCCGACGGTTGATGGTTTTGATTTTGTGGTGGAAGATAAAGTTGTGGAGAAAGCCATAAAGGTTAATTGGAATACTGGAATGAGAGTTACACACAAAGTTAAGGGAGGCTCAATTTTTCATGGGACAATTTCTGCAATCTCCCATCCTTCAACTCATCCATGGCGCATGCTACAA GTTGAATGGGATGAACCCAATGTCTCGAAGAATCTAAAGCGTGTAAGTCCGTGGCAGGTTAAACCTGATGTTAGCATACCTCTACTACATCAACAGTTTCCCTTGAATTTGGATGGCATGCTGGGAGTCAGGCAAAATCATTTTTctggatccacttcttccaacTCTTTGAAAGATAG GTTGGAAATGATTGCAGAAGCAATTTACAAGGTTGGACTTTATGGTGTTTTGGCCATCAAGTATTCCTCCTCATTTGAAACAACAGTTGAAGTTGATGTTGCAATAACATTTATGGTAATGTCCATTCCTGATAATCTGGGTAGTCTTAATCATATCAAATGA
- the LOC131620996 gene encoding nematode resistance protein-like HSPRO2 — MVDLEWKSNLLNSNLSSKSPKLSLPTLHPPHPLSPNDISTASSTVCTAYDNYLRLPHFRTLWASSNFPNWANEPIIKPALHALEITFRLILTVSSDPRPYINKREWAKRVESLAKSQIHLIAMLCEEEEQNPNTRGKAPVSDVSNINQNKFRTYSDESLLPKLATWQKSKLIAQRILSTVESEMMTCPYTLGLGEPNINGKPILRYDDVCKPNFIHSLETTPFDHITNHENRTLHATHQIAESLTRSARVLLERVNESIDNKRFENAASEIYAVERIWKTLTEVEDLHLMMDPADFLKLKKQLGMRAITMNETVPFCFRSTELVEMTKMCRDLSQKVPEVLGVEVDPRGGPGVMEEAMKVYSEKKSGFEKVHVLQAMQGLESAMKRFFYAYKQVLTVVMGSSESNSELLSQIFLEPTSFPSLDAAKTFLGYYWENSENIIW, encoded by the coding sequence ATGGTTGATTTAGAATGGAAATCAAACTTGCTCAACTCAAACCTATCATCCAAGTCACCCAAACTCTCCTTACCCACTTTACATCCCCCTCACCCACTCTCTCCAAACGACATCTCAACCGCGTCGTCCACCGTTTGCACCGCGTACGACAACTATCTCCGCCTCCCTCACTTCAGAACCCTCTGGGCCTCATCCAACTTCCCAAACTGGGCCAACGAGCCCATCATAAAACCCGCCTTACACGCCCTCGAAATCACTTTCCGTCTCATTCTAACCGTTTCATCAGACCCAAGACCCTACATCAACAAACGCGAGTGGGCTAAACGCGTCGAATCACTCGCTAAATCCCAAATCCACCTCATCGCAATGCTATGCGAAGAAGAGGAACAAAACCCAAACACACGTGGCAAAGCACCGGTGAGTGACGTCAGCAATATAAACCAAAACAAATTCAGAACCTACAGTGACGAAAGTTTGCTTCCGAAACTCGCCACGTGGCAGAAATCGAAACTAATCGCTCAGAGAATTCTCTCCACCGTGGAATCCGAAATGATGACGTGTCCTTACACGTTAGGTTTAGGAGAACCGAATATTAACGGAAAGCCGATTCTCCGTTACGACGACGTTTGTAAACCGAATTTCATACACTCGTTAGAAACAACACCGTTTGATCATATAACAAACCACGAAAACAGAACTTTACACGCGACGCACCAGATCGCCGAGTCCTTGACACGCTCCGCGCGTGTGTTATTGGAGAGAGTGAATGAATCTATAGATAATAAAAGATTCGAGAATGCGGCGAGTGAGATCTACGCGGTGGAAAGGATTTGGAAGACGTTAACGGAAGTAGAAGATTTACATCTAATGATGGATCCGGCGGATTTTCTGAAACTGAAGAAGCAATTAGGGATGAGAGCAATAACAATGAACGAAACGGTGCCGTTTTGTTTTCGTTCGACGGAGCTGGTGGAGATGACGAAGATGTGTAGAGATCTGAGCCAAAAAGTGCCGGAGGTTTTGGGAGTTGAGGTGGATCCGAGAGGTGGGCCCGGAGTGATGGAAGAAGCGATGAAGGTGTATTCGGAGAAGAAGAGTGGGTTCGAGAAGGTTCATGTGTTGCAAGCGATGCAGGGGTTAGAGTCGGCGATGAAGAGGTTTTTCTATGCGTATAAACAGGTTTTGACGGTGGTGATGGGAAGTAGTGAGTCGAATTCGGAGTTGTTGAGTCAGATATTTCTTGAACCTACTTCTTTTCCTAGCTTGGATGCTGCTAAGACTTTTCTTGGGTATTATTGGGAAAATAGCGAAAATATTATTTGGTAA